A single Arachidicoccus sp. BS20 DNA region contains:
- the bglX gene encoding beta-glucosidase BglX, translating into MKRILFPICSFFITVSYAQQNSDMQMNKFIDNLMSKMTVDEKIGQLNLPSAGDFTTGQAKNSNIGESIKEGKVGGLFNIKSVAKIKDIQHIAVEDSRLKIPLLFGMDVIHGYETQFPIPLQLSCSWDTALIKKTAQVAAREASADGICWTYSPMVDIARDPRWGRVAEGSGEDPFLGSAIAKAMVEGYQGNGTYSSNENIMACVKHYALYGGVEAGRDYNTVDMSHITMYNDYFPPYKAAVDAGVGSIMASFNVVDYVPATGNKWLLTDVLRKQWGFKGFVVSDYTGVMEMTQHGLGDLQQVSALALKAGLDMDMVSEGFLTTLKKSLKEGKISQSDIDDACKRILEAKYKLGLFQNPYKYCDEQRAKTEIFTPANKEFSKQVAEQSMVLLKNAHQLLPLKASENIAVIGPLADAANQMGGTWSVAANLDDYGSVYQAIKKYVGTKGNVLYAQGSNLVEDSVMQERVTMFGKSISRGGKSDAELLNEALNVANKSDIIVTALGESAEFSGESSSRSNIGIPHVQEHLLKALLKTGKPVVLLLFNGRPLTISWEAKNVPAILDVWFGGTEAGKAIAETLFGKSNPSGKLTMTFPQNVGQIPLYYNHLNTGRPLADGHWFEKFRSNYLDVSNDAVYPFGYGLSYTAFKYGKMQLSDTILKGNQTLKASVSLTNTGKYDGREIVQLYIRDMVGSIARPVEELKGFQKIFLKAGETKTVTFNITVDNLKFYNSDLKYDWESGQFNIMIGSNAKDVQSQMIEWNK; encoded by the coding sequence ATGAAAAGAATCCTCTTCCCAATCTGTTCCTTTTTTATTACAGTTTCTTATGCACAACAAAATAGCGATATGCAGATGAATAAATTCATCGATAATTTGATGAGCAAGATGACGGTTGACGAAAAAATCGGTCAGCTCAATTTGCCGAGTGCAGGAGATTTTACAACGGGGCAGGCGAAAAATTCCAATATTGGTGAGAGCATTAAAGAGGGGAAAGTCGGTGGATTATTCAACATAAAATCTGTCGCTAAAATCAAAGATATTCAGCACATCGCTGTTGAAGACAGCCGTTTGAAAATTCCTTTACTTTTTGGTATGGATGTGATTCACGGATATGAAACACAGTTTCCGATTCCTCTACAGTTGTCCTGTTCTTGGGATACGGCTTTAATCAAAAAAACGGCGCAGGTTGCTGCGCGGGAAGCAAGTGCGGATGGTATTTGCTGGACATACAGCCCGATGGTGGATATTGCTCGAGACCCGCGCTGGGGGCGCGTTGCGGAAGGGTCGGGCGAAGATCCTTTTCTCGGTAGCGCCATAGCAAAAGCCATGGTTGAAGGTTATCAGGGAAACGGAACTTATTCTTCCAACGAAAATATTATGGCTTGCGTAAAGCATTATGCGTTGTATGGCGGCGTTGAAGCTGGGCGTGATTATAACACGGTGGACATGAGCCATATCACGATGTACAACGATTATTTTCCGCCATACAAAGCTGCGGTAGATGCGGGCGTTGGCAGCATTATGGCATCATTCAATGTTGTCGATTACGTTCCCGCAACGGGCAATAAATGGTTGCTTACAGATGTGCTGCGTAAACAATGGGGGTTTAAAGGCTTTGTGGTTTCAGATTATACGGGCGTAATGGAAATGACCCAACACGGCTTAGGCGACCTGCAACAAGTGTCTGCATTGGCTTTAAAAGCCGGTTTAGATATGGACATGGTAAGCGAAGGTTTTTTGACTACACTAAAAAAATCATTGAAGGAAGGAAAAATTAGTCAATCAGATATTGATGATGCTTGCAAAAGAATTTTGGAAGCCAAATATAAATTGGGATTATTTCAAAATCCTTATAAATATTGCGATGAACAAAGGGCAAAAACAGAAATTTTTACACCTGCAAATAAAGAATTTTCAAAACAGGTTGCAGAACAAAGTATGGTTTTATTGAAAAATGCTCATCAGCTTTTGCCTTTAAAAGCATCGGAAAATATTGCCGTGATTGGACCTTTGGCGGATGCCGCCAATCAAATGGGCGGTACATGGAGCGTGGCAGCCAATTTGGATGATTACGGTTCTGTCTATCAGGCGATAAAAAAATATGTTGGTACAAAAGGCAATGTGTTATATGCGCAAGGCTCAAATTTAGTAGAAGATTCTGTGATGCAAGAGAGAGTAACCATGTTTGGTAAATCGATAAGCAGAGGTGGCAAAAGCGATGCTGAGTTATTGAATGAAGCGCTGAATGTGGCGAATAAAAGCGATATTATTGTTACCGCGCTTGGCGAAAGTGCAGAATTTAGCGGCGAATCAAGCAGTCGTTCAAATATAGGTATACCGCACGTTCAGGAGCATTTGCTGAAAGCATTGTTGAAAACAGGAAAGCCCGTTGTGTTGCTCTTGTTCAATGGTCGTCCGCTTACAATTTCTTGGGAAGCAAAAAATGTTCCTGCGATTTTAGATGTTTGGTTTGGCGGAACGGAAGCAGGTAAAGCTATTGCGGAAACACTGTTCGGTAAGTCAAATCCTTCCGGAAAATTAACTATGACATTTCCACAAAATGTAGGACAAATTCCTTTATATTACAATCATCTCAATACCGGTCGTCCGTTGGCTGATGGACATTGGTTTGAAAAATTCCGTTCCAATTATTTAGATGTTTCCAACGATGCTGTTTATCCTTTCGGATACGGATTGAGCTATACAGCTTTTAAATATGGAAAGATGCAATTGAGCGATACAATTTTGAAAGGAAATCAAACACTGAAAGCTTCTGTAAGTCTTACCAATACAGGAAAGTATGATGGGCGAGAAATAGTGCAGCTTTATATACGAGATATGGTTGGAAGCATTGCAAGACCTGTAGAAGAGCTGAAAGGGTTCCAAAAAATATTTTTAAAAGCAGGAGAAACTAAAACTGTAACATTTAATATTACAGTTGACAATTTAAAGTTCTATAACAGCGATTTGAAGTACGATTGGGAAAGCGGTCAGTTCAATATTATGATTGGCTCAAACGCTAAAGACGTGCAATCTCAAATGATTGAGTGGAACAAATAA
- a CDS encoding DUF779 domain-containing protein, with protein sequence MTLVKRLDATEKALEMINILSEEHGDLMFYQAGGCCEGTQPQCFEKGGFFPRTNDVCIGTIKGFEFWVDRDLFEYWKYSHFTLDVLDGFGPGGFSLETPHGKTFKIHYRLFTEEELENLEPVKRME encoded by the coding sequence TGGTAAAACGATTAGACGCAACAGAAAAAGCTTTGGAAATGATAAACATTCTTTCCGAAGAGCACGGCGATTTAATGTTTTATCAGGCAGGCGGATGTTGCGAAGGCACACAGCCGCAATGTTTTGAAAAAGGTGGCTTCTTTCCCCGAACGAATGATGTGTGCATAGGAACGATTAAAGGTTTTGAATTTTGGGTGGACAGAGATTTGTTTGAATACTGGAAATATTCACACTTTACGCTGGATGTTCTGGATGGTTTCGGTCCCGGCGGCTTTTCGCTGGAAACGCCGCACGGCAAAACTTTCAAAATTCATTATCGTCTTTTCACGGAAGAAGAGCTTGAAAATTTAGAGCCTGTGAAAAGAATGGAATAA